The DNA region TTAAAAGGTAGGCATGCAAACCCAAGGGGAGTCCTGGGTTACTAAACCATTCCCTACGCTTCTCTACTTCACCCCACACGAGGCATGCCGCTATGCTGAAATAACTCATAAGATGTTTCACAGTGTCATTTTTAGAGAGGTGAGAGGGCTCTGGGGCCGCTGCACAGTCTTTAGAGGTGTCCTTGTTACCTGGAGCTGTTGTTAGCTTTAGAATGTGTGTCCTGACAACCCCTAGCAAGCCACATCCAGGCTCGCAGTAGAGACAAGCTAGGACGATGGTGATGGCAGAACCACATCCTAACCCAGATTGCTCCTTAACATGCTCAACTCAAACCCTCGTATGAGAACCCACAAAGACAAAGGACATTGGTTCTCTTTGTTCTTTCCAACCAATGTGGTCACATtaaacacccctccccccattacttgtttgtttaattgACTTGTTGAGGACAGATGACCAAGCCTGGTTTGTCAGGGGTCTGTCAGGGCTCAGGCTCTGATCCACATAAATCGAGTAACACAGTGACAACCCCCACCTGAGTCTATACTGGGTCCTGGCATGAGGTTCGGGTTTAAATAGTGGGCAAGGGCTCTGTCTAACCGAGAGGTCCTAGCCAAGGTATGGTCCCACACGGATCGCTGTCTCCAGGCCAGTCTGTCCTGCAAGGTGGTCTAACAAGTGCTTGgaactgtgtgaaatctcttccCAGAGAACTCCCTGAGGAGATGCCAATTCCCGTCATTGTTTCAATAGTCTGATAGCCAAAGGGATAGAGGCACAGGTCTTCATTCCTGCTGGGATGGTCACACCCTTTCCTAGAGAGCTGGAACGATGGACACAGGAAGATCTGTCTTCCTATGGATGTCATGGTAAGGGTGAAGGCTGACAGCTAGCCCAGGTCTCTGCCTTAACGACCTCAGGATTCCACAGTGACGAGCCTTCCTCACAGACAGAGCCAACCAGAAGTTTCTTCTACTGGCAAAAGAGAAGCGCTATGTTTTTAACTATACTAGTCATTTTCTGtttgttagggttttttttattatagcaTTTGTGGAAATAGGAAAGCTAgtgctatttttaattttattacatttttatgacTCTGTGTACTGAAGCACAAATATagaagtcaggggacaacttggaGTTGGCTTTCTCCTTCCACTCTGGATCTAGGGACTCAAGGAGGGTCACCAGCTTGGTGGTTGTCACCTTTAtcatctgagccatctcactgggccTCAAgtattgtttgtgtttttggGGAACAGTCCACTTGGTCCAACGCAGAAGAAAGGCCTTGTAGACTTGAGTTCTGAGTACACCACACCCATTCTTGAATCTCAGCACCCGTCTTCCTTACGGCTCCCATTAGAGTTTCTGGGTCCTCCCACTTCCTGAATTTTCATCCCGGAAGTTTGACAAGACCCTCCTTTGAGTTCATCCTCATCAGTAAATATGAGAGAATTATGTGATTTCCTCTGAGCTTCTGTCTGACATAGAACAGAAGTGAATGGAGGATATAGAACTACTTCCTAATCTGTGATGAGATTATATTCCTGATCTCCCCAAAGCTCTTGCATATATATAAGATACTTTCTCCCtgagtctttgtctctctgtctctgtctctgtctctgtctcttgcaaCTGTGCTCCTTGTAGAGTTCTGTCCCCGCTCTCCTCCTTAGTCAGGGGGGTCCTCCCTTGTGCTGCTTGGAAACTCTGTTTGAGTATGTGATGGAAACTTGAGCAGCAGAGGACCCTAGGCTGTCCCAGAGACAGGCTGCACTAACACATTGGAGTGCCTCGGAGGCTTTTAAAATCAGCCACATTGGAGTACAGTTGACGCAGGATAGAATGCAGTGCTAGTGAAAACAATAATGCCCCAATAATGAACACATCCACCAGACTCCTCATTGCCCTCGTGCCTTTTGCAGTGAATCCCACATGCCTCCTAGCTAAGCATCCTTAGTAACCATGGCTTCAGCCACTAAGGATTAGATCGTGCTTTCTAAAAATTTgtccaaataaaaataacaattaacACATTGggaattaaaatatataactgAGCAGAAGTCATCTTTTGCTCAGTCTTTGAAGACTTCATGCATGAAGCTGTGTGATTCCACAGTCTGCAGCTCTTTCTCCGTCCATCTGTTGAGGGACCTGGGGATCGAGGACAGCTTGTATGTATAGATACAGCTCATGTGAAAGTCTGTGGGAAAGTGTATACAGCCATGTTTCCAATTTCAGTGTTCTTGGGTAAGCATTTATAAGGGGGTGACTGGTGACtatatatttaactttttaagaAACTTCTATCTCAGGGTGATGGttgtgcatgcctttgatcccagcactcaggaggcaaagacaggcggagctctgagttcaaagccagcctccctgatctagagagtgagttccaggacagccggggctacacagagaaatcctgtctcgaaaaacaaaggaaaataaatctctTTCCAAACTGGTTGTGTCATTTTTATATTCCCACCAGCAGTGTACAGGAATTCCAATTTTACTTTCTTGGAGACATTTAAAATGCCACCATCCTTtcattgtatatgtgtgtctatgtgtgtgtgtgtgtgtgtgtgtgtgtgttcttgtgtgtgtgcatgaatgtgtgtgcatgtgtgtgcttgtgtgtgcacgaatgtgcatacatgtgtgtttgcatgtgtgtgcgtgcgtgtgtgcttgtgtgtgtacatgagtggtgcatgtatgtgcatgagtgtgcctgtgtgtgtgcgtttgcacacaagcacaagcacatgtgtggaagacagaggacaactttcagagccagttctctcctcttGCCTTcacgtgggttccagggactgagctGAGCTTACCAGGTTTACACAGCAAGGGCCTCTCTacacactgagccaccttgctgcctggcctttatttcttttccttctgctatGATGGTGACTGACATTAACCTATGCCATGGAGAATCCTTCGTCCTGGGAAGGATCCCTGGAAGGATGCCCTAGTTATACTCTTTGCTTGCCCATCTTGCCTCCAACTCACTTTGAGGCCTGTAGCCCCATTACAGCTCCAAAAGAAGATCTGTGGCCACAAGCCCTCAGCTCCGACAGAGTATGGAGTCCAGCTCTGAACACTAACACAGAAAGAGGAGACACGCATAGATCTCCATACTCTGAGACCTGTAACCCTGGGCAAAGAGCTGGCCTCCGGCTGACTGGCGGTTGGGAGCCTCCGAGTGTACCTCTGCTTCAAAAGGAAGTGGGACCTTATTTGTAGTCACAGGCTCTTGCTTGAGGCCTGAGGGATGTGTTACGTTTCAAAGGTCACAGTGCTCCTTCACTCCAACATTTCTAAACGTACTTTCACCATCTGCTCTTGTTAAATATCCTAAGACACCAGAGCCTTCACGGTACAGACGCTAAAACCTTGGAGGACTCGAGGGCTGGGAGAACCAGAAAGCTTGAGTATAGTTGTGCAGTCAAGAGAGCCGAGTGGGTTCCACAGGACCAATCACATCACCTTTGGTTTGCACAGCTACGGGACAGCCCATTCTTCTCATGACCTGCAGAGCATGTGCCTGGGAAATTGTTTCCATTCTAATGTGTGCTTCTAACTTAGAATGCGGTCAAATTGGGTTTAGGGACTCTCTTGtcctttagagacagggtctaatgaatccaggctggcctagaactccctatgtagtcaagggtgaccttgaagttctgatctTTCTGTTTCCACCTCTTGAATTGCGCCGAAATTAAGATGTGCATCACTAAGTAGTAAGCAcactttaacctcagcactccggagacagaggcagacacatctctgagttcaaggccagcgtggactacaaagagagttccagaacagccagggctatgcaaagaaaccctgcctagaaacaaaacaaaacaaaacaaaacaaaatggacatGGTCTGGCTGTGTTGCCCAGGTTATGCTTGCATTTGTGagagtccttctgcctcagccttctggagtgctgggattagaggcttgTATCACTGTGGTTCACAGTTACTGGGAGGTTGGCACTCAGGGCCTCTGGGGCCAGCGACCTCTGGGTTTGCACATCCGTTTTACCACTTTATAGTTCTGTGACTTTGGACAATTACCGAGCTTCAGAAGGGGACCCACCCACAACGACACTGTGGACAAGCGCTAAAGAGGAAGAGTGGAATTCACCTTTATAAATAGCTCAGCCCTGCGCCAGAGAGTAGTAAATATTCATTAACAAGCCCCCTTTCCtcttatattctatttttatacaaacatataaaaattacataaaacGATGTGAGGAGGAGACAAGGATCCGTGTTTATATATCCTGCCTTTGAGGCAAAGTACCGTACAGTTCAATGGGCCTGCTGTGACCTTCCCTTGGCGTCTCTTGCTGAGAGTCCCTACCACTTTGAAATGGGAGATCATTACACCGTGGGAACAGGCTGCAGAGATAGCTCCTAAAGGCCTTGTCGAGAAGCAAATAGAGGAGCGGGTTGACACAGCAGTGGGTGGTCGCAATGAGCTGTGTGACCTGGGTGCTTGCGTCCAGGTAGTAGCTGCTCTTGTCATCCTGCAGGGACAAGTGTTCCTGGAGAGCAGACAGGAAAAGCACAACATTGTAGGGGGCCCACATCAAAAGGAACACACCCGTTATGACAAGAGCAGCCTTGCGGAGGTCGCACTGCCTCTCCCTGAAGTTCTGCGCTGTCCTCATTTGCCTGCAGCAGAATATAAAAACCAGCAGAGGAAAAACAAGTACCAAGATGTTCATCTTTGAAGTCAGAACATACTTCCAGATCGGTGCTTCAATTGTCAAGAAGTGAGGTTTGCCAAAGCCGCACTTGTGTTTCTGTCTTTCCATCCGAGGCTCGTAAAACACAGCTTCGGGCAAAGAGAGTGCGGCAGCCACAGCCCATGCCAGGACACACGTAACAATACCACCAGACACCGTTGTGAAGATGGAGGACAGTCGcccttgggaaaacaccctgtaTCCTTGTACAAGGAGGAGGATGTTGCAAAGCGTCTCGCTGTACAAGCCCATGGAGTGGAGTCCAACAAGAACTTTACAAGTCTCATTGCCCGGGCTTTCCCCATGTGCGGCAGTATGTGCCCAGAATGGCAGGGGAAGCAGGAAACACAAATTTGAAAGTGCGAGGTTTAGAAAGTAGATGTTCCCCGGATTCCTGAGTCCTCTGTATTTCGCCAAGATAAATACTGCCAACGTGTTGTCCAGGAGACCCACGGCAAACACAGTGCAGCAGAAGTGCAGCGCCTGCTGGGCGGAGAGGAACTCGGGGGTGGGAACTTGGTCTGTCCCACTGTTGTCCAGGTCATCCTCTATGAGGACATCATACTCATCCTCTGGGGCCACTGTGTAATTATCCATCGGAGGCTGCCCTGTGGGGAAACCAGAGGTTATGTTTCCCGTCCATCCTACAGCAAAACACTGAAAGTAAATATGCCCCCACACCCCGAGAGTGGCGGCTATACTCAGGCTATTAGTTGAGCACCCAGGGACCGAGTTGCTAGTGTGGCAGAAGCTGCCTGGCACAGGAGGAGTCAGGGACGTTAAAATCACTTAAGTTCTTTGGTTGAAATGAAACGCTAAATGGGAGACAGGATCTGAGAAATCAAAGAGTTAAAAACAACCAGACACTGGTTTAATCTAGAGAAGTTGGTGCCCGCCCACTTCCCAAGTATTCAAAAAAAACGGTTCCTTACCTTGCTCACTGCCTAAAACAGCGTGGTCGAGGCAGGCGGCTTGATATTTTTCTCTCGGGGGATATAAACAGATGTTTGCAAAAGTGAAACTGCGCTGGTCAAGCACTCGGACAAGCTGGCGAGATAAAGATAACCATTTGACTGGGTTCCCGAGGGTGGGGAAGGGTGCAGCCCAATGATCTATCATCCAGGGGGCTGTGGGAACACTGGGGTCAGAAAAACACCACTTCCTTCTGAACAGCCTGGTCTTGACCCGGAGGAGCCAGAGAAGACACTGTTTATCCCTCTGAGGCTCCCACGTCCAGGCACAGCTTTCAAGGGCCAGCTGGAATCAAGTTCTGAAAGTCTCTCTCAGGAGCCTCTGTCAGCCGCAGAGAAACTGAGAAGTTGTTTTCGGCTCTCCCTCTCCCGGTATCCCATGTTTGATTTCTCTGTACCTCTTAGCCGGGTGACCTCCAGGCTTTCTCGGATAAGGACACTAACTCACGCCTGCTTCCAGTGATAATACGAGCGTGATGTCAGAAGCTGAGGCGTACAGCCCCACCCCCTGGCTTCTGACATAAGTTCCCTGAGTAGATAGCAGCTTCCCGAGCACAAAAGTGTTCATACTCACCAGAGACCGGGGAAGCAAGTGGTATCAGTAGGGATGGAGGTTGGGGACTGAATGGGACAGAAAAAGGAGTGTTGCTGAACATAATCAAGACTGCTGTGGGCATTCCCTACATCAGAAAGGAAAGAATGTCGCAAGCAGCTGGAAGGAAGCAGTTGATGCTGGGACACTTGATGTAGCTGACCCCGCTCAGGGGAAGCCCCAGGGGGAAAATCCTAAGTGAGGATATGTGGGACAAGGTCAGGTGGAAGGTTGGTGGGGAGGGGTCAGGAGGAGAAGGGTGCCGTTTAAAGAGGGGTATCCCAAGAAGAAAAGGAACTTCAAAGGACTGGGGGGGAAGGCGTGTATGAAATGCCCTTAGGTCAGCGACTCTGTGAAGCTACGAATGACCTAATCTGGGGAGTAGTCGATGTCTGATTTAGGCACGTCCTTTGCAGTATCAGCAACACACGTTATAGgtatataaaaacagaaatggaTAATGAGGAGACCAGTAAGAAAGCAcagaaaggggggttggggatttagctcagtggtagagcgcttgcctaggaagcgcaaggccctgggttcggtccccagctccaaaaaaattaaaatatatattaaaaaaaaaaaaagcacagaaagaAAGGAGCCCAGATGAGCAACTGAGCATTAAGTTCCAAACATCTTGGAAGCTAAGACAGAAAACGCACGTTGGCGCAGGGAGAACCCAGAACGGAGGAGCGTCCCAATAAGGTCTCTCCTCCCCTAGTGGGGAGCATCTGTGATTCAGTGGGAACCTCCAGGCCCTTGGATGCTCTGTCTACCTGTGGACAGGGCTATCGTCCAGGGTCCTCTGAGATGTCGCCTTCCTGAGATCTACCTTCTGCAGCTAGATATCCCGGAGCCACACCATGACACCTGGCCTATGTATGAGTAAGCTAAGTAGCTCATAGTTCAGTCCTAGACAGGGGGCAGATTCACGAGCATTCGCGCAGCTCATTAGATGGTAAGGAGTGGAGGCGATAGTAGGCCGCCTATGTGCCCTGTATGCTTTGTGTCACACAGTGATGGCAAATTAAAATCTCTCCAGGGAAAGGACTGGTGTGTAAATTCAAGATCACTCCAGCTTCTCTATCGGTGTGGCCTTCACTCGCAGGATTGCCCTATTTTGGTTTGATTCCCAACCTTCTGCCTGTCCACATTCAGGCCATAGGATGTCTTTTTTCAAATAGGCATACAAGATAACGTGTTTCTTTATGGCATAGTCGTGCATGTGTGTCACTATtcttttcttattcatccccagtAACACTGCTCTGCCTATTTCCCTGTCCCTTCCTGTCGGTCCTCTTTCTACTCCGAgactctttctccttctgccttcATGGCCCATGTTTTCCATCATAActtttttctcttgttctttgcctaagatctcttcctcccctcttggCCCCCTTTCTCATCTCATCAGCctctcagtctctttctctctctttctctgacacacacatgcacatacatatacacacatgcgcacatatgcatgcatacacatgtgctcatacatgtgcacacatatgcacatatacacatgcgcatacacaggcacacacacatgtgtgtgcacacgtgcacacatgcacacacatgcatacagacaagtataca from Rattus norvegicus strain BN/NHsdMcwi chromosome 8, GRCr8, whole genome shotgun sequence includes:
- the Ccrl2 gene encoding C-C chemokine receptor-like 2; translated protein: MIDHWAAPFPTLGNPVKWLSLSRQLVRVLDQRSFTFANICLYPPREKYQAACLDHAVLGSEQGQPPMDNYTVAPEDEYDVLIEDDLDNSGTDQVPTPEFLSAQQALHFCCTVFAVGLLDNTLAVFILAKYRGLRNPGNIYFLNLALSNLCFLLPLPFWAHTAAHGESPGNETCKVLVGLHSMGLYSETLCNILLLVQGYRVFSQGRLSSIFTTVSGGIVTCVLAWAVAAALSLPEAVFYEPRMERQKHKCGFGKPHFLTIEAPIWKYVLTSKMNILVLVFPLLVFIFCCRQMRTAQNFRERQCDLRKAALVITGVFLLMWAPYNVVLFLSALQEHLSLQDDKSSYYLDASTQVTQLIATTHCCVNPLLYLLLDKAFRSYLCSLFPRCNDLPFQSGRDSQQETPREGHSRPIELYGTLPQRQDI
- the Ccrl2 gene encoding C-C chemokine receptor-like 2 isoform X1; this encodes MDNYTVAPEDEYDVLIEDDLDNSGTDQVPTPEFLSAQQALHFCCTVFAVGLLDNTLAVFILAKYRGLRNPGNIYFLNLALSNLCFLLPLPFWAHTAAHGESPGNETCKVLVGLHSMGLYSETLCNILLLVQGYRVFSQGRLSSIFTTVSGGIVTCVLAWAVAAALSLPEAVFYEPRMERQKHKCGFGKPHFLTIEAPIWKYVLTSKMNILVLVFPLLVFIFCCRQMRTAQNFRERQCDLRKAALVITGVFLLMWAPYNVVLFLSALQEHLSLQDDKSSYYLDASTQVTQLIATTHCCVNPLLYLLLDKAFRSYLCSLFPRCNDLPFQSGRDSQQETPREGHSRPIELYGTLPQRQDI